A window of Aquitalea denitrificans contains these coding sequences:
- a CDS encoding asparaginase, with protein sequence MTRLLVLYSGGTIGMDHTPEGLAPVPGLLPRLLERFRTPALDFDVVEYPQLIDSSAIVPAQWQQLIDDLASRYAAYDGFVVIHGTDTMAYTASVLAFALQGLAKPVIVTGAQLPLVHPRSDGWSNLADALEAASQPDLHEVCIAFNRLLLRGCRARKLDAASFAGFDSPNAPALASFGIQAHWQRQHWLTASQPFQPVTLDISLKLASFFLTPGYASTLAGQAMQDGGLDAAVLMSYGNGNTPADQTLLDGVAALTARGGAVLNISQVVHGAVEVGAYAASQPLARAGAIAGADLTPEAATAKLLVLLSQGLRGQALRQQLASVLVGESS encoded by the coding sequence ATGACCCGCCTGCTCGTCCTCTACAGCGGAGGCACCATCGGCATGGACCACACCCCGGAAGGCCTGGCCCCCGTTCCCGGCCTGCTGCCGCGCCTGCTGGAACGCTTCCGTACCCCGGCGCTGGACTTTGACGTGGTGGAATACCCGCAGCTGATTGACTCCTCCGCCATTGTCCCGGCCCAGTGGCAGCAGCTGATTGACGATCTGGCCTCGCGCTATGCCGCGTATGACGGCTTTGTGGTGATTCATGGCACCGACACCATGGCCTACACCGCCAGCGTGCTGGCCTTTGCCCTGCAAGGTCTGGCCAAGCCGGTGATTGTCACCGGTGCGCAACTGCCGCTGGTACACCCGCGTTCGGACGGCTGGAGCAATCTGGCCGATGCGCTGGAAGCCGCCAGCCAGCCGGACCTGCACGAAGTGTGCATCGCCTTCAACCGCCTGCTGCTGCGTGGCTGCCGCGCCCGCAAGCTGGATGCCGCCAGCTTTGCCGGTTTTGACAGCCCGAACGCCCCGGCGCTGGCCAGCTTCGGCATCCAGGCACACTGGCAACGCCAGCACTGGCTGACCGCCAGCCAGCCCTTCCAGCCAGTGACACTGGATATTTCGCTCAAGCTGGCCAGCTTCTTCCTGACTCCGGGCTATGCCAGCACGCTGGCCGGGCAGGCCATGCAGGATGGCGGGCTGGATGCTGCGGTGCTGATGAGTTATGGCAATGGCAATACCCCGGCCGATCAGACCCTGCTGGATGGGGTGGCTGCACTCACCGCCCGTGGTGGCGCAGTATTGAATATCAGCCAGGTGGTGCATGGCGCAGTGGAAGTGGGTGCCTATGCCGCAAGTCAGCCGCTGGCCCGTGCCGGTGCCATTGCCGGGGCCGACCTCACGCCGGAGGCGGCCACCGCCAAGCTGCTGGTGTTGTTGTCGCAAGGGCTGCGTGGTCAGGCACTGCGTCAGCAATTGGCCAGCGTGCTGGTGGGTGAGAGCAGCTAG